Genomic window (Syntrophaceae bacterium):
CGGTGCGAGCATCTCGCGCATCCCGGGGCCCCCCTTCGGGCCCTCGTAGCGGATGACGACCACGTCGCCCGGCTTGATCTTGCCGCCCAAGATGGCCTCGATGGCGTCGTCCTCGCTGTCGAAGACGCGGGCGCGGCCCTCGTTGACGAGCATGTTCGGGGCCACGGCGGAGCGCTTCACGACGCCCCCGTCGGGCGCAAGGTTCCCCTTGACGATGGCGAGGCCCCCGTCAGGGCTGTAGGGGTTCTTGATCGGGCGGATCACGGAGTAATCCCAGACCTTGGCGTCCTTGAGGTTCTTCGCCACCGGGCCGGACACGGTGAGGGCCCTCCCGTCGATCACGCCGAGCTTGCTGATCTCCTTCATGACGCCCTGCACGCCTCCCGCCGCGTCGAGGTCCTCGATGTGGTGGGCGCCCGCGGGGCTCAATTTGCAGAGGTTGGGCGTCTTGAACCCGATCTGGTTGAAGAGCTCGAGGTCGAGCCGGATACCCGCTTCATGGGCAACGGCCGGAAGGTGCAGCACGGTGTTCGTCGAGCCGCCGAGGGCCATGTCCACGGCGATGGCGTTCTTGAAAGCGGCCAGTGTCGCGATGTCCCGGGGCCGGATGTTCTTCTTGACCAGCTCCAGAATCTTCATCCCGGCCTCCTTGGCCAGTCGCATCCTTGCCGCGTCGACGGCCGGGATCGTCCCGTGGCCGGGGAGGCCCAGGCCGAGCGCCTCGGTCATGCAGTTCATCGTGTTGGCCGTGTACATCCCGGAGCAGGAGCCGCAGCCCGGGCAGGCGCAGTCCTCGATTTCCTTGAGCTGCCGGGCCGTCATCTTGCCCGACTTCACGGCGCCCACCCCCTCGAAGACGGTGATGAGGTCGATGGGTTTGCCCCGCAGCTTCCCGGCCAGCATGGGTCCGCCGCTGATGAAGATGGAGGGGATGTTGAGCCGCAGGGCCGCCATGAGCATCCCGGGGATGATCTTGTCGCAGTTGGGGATGAGCACGAGGCCGTCGAAGGGGTGTCCCATGGCCATGACCTCGACGGAGTCGGCGATGAGCTCGCGGCTCGCCAGCGAGTACTTCATCCCCACGTGCCCCATGGCGATGCCGTCGCAGACCCCGATGGTGGGAAACTCCACGGGGGTGCCGCCCGCCATCCGGATGCCCGCCTTGACCTGCTCGGTCACGCTCCGCAGGTGGATGTGCCCCGGGATGATCTCGTTGTAGGAGTTGACGACCCCGATCAGGGGGCGCGCAATCTCCTCGTCCGTGTAGCCCATGGCCTTGAAGAGGGAGCGGTGGGGCGCCCTCTCCACGCCTTTCTTCATCAGGTCGCTTCGCATGTGTTTTCCCCTCCCTTTCGGTTGCGGAATGCTCTCCTTATGCCACAAGGCAAAGGGAGGGTCAATCGTTGGGTCCCTCCCTTGTCCTGGCGAAGTTGAGAAGCTCGGAAGTTGGGAAGTTCGGAGAGTCCGAAGGCTCTCCTTTGTCCCCTCGTTCTCAACTTCTCATCTTCGTAACTTCCCAGCTTCTATTTTTTTCTCCGTTCCGGCCTCAGGGAGCGGACCACGGCGCCCGCCTGCCACATCTCGGAGTTGCGCATCTGCCCGAGCTCCCGCTCGAGCCGCTCCCGGTAATCCGGGGCGCTGTTCGCCTCCAGAACGATTGCCGTTTCCTTGCCGGAAACGACCCGGTCGTAAAGCTCGTCGAACACGGGGGCCACGGCGTCCCGGAAGCGGTTTTTCCAGTCCAGCGCGCCGCGCTGTGCGGTGGTGCTGCAGTTGGCGTACATCCAGTCCATGCCGTTTTCGGCCACCAGCGGCATGAGGCTCTGGGTGAGCTCCTCGACGGTCTCGTTGAAGGCCTCGCTCGGGCTGTGCCCGTGTTTCCGCAGCACGTTGTACTGGGCCTCCATGACCCCGGCGAGGCACCCCATCAGCACGCCCCGCTCCCCCGTCAGGTCGCTCCAGACCTCGTGCTCGAACGTCGTCGGGAAGAGGTACCCCGAGCCGATGGCAATGCCGAGCGCCAGGGCCCTGTCCCGGGCCCTGCCCGTTGCGTCCTGGAAGACGGCAAAACTGGAATTGATGCCGCTTCCGGCCAGGTAGTTCCGCCGCACCGTGCGCCCTGCGCCCTTCGGGGCGACCAGGATCACGTCGATGTCTGGCGGCGGGATGACCCCCGTCTGCTCCTTGTAGACGACGGAAAACCCGTGGGAGAAATACAAGGCCTTGCCTTTCGTCAGGTGAGGCTTCAGCTTCGGCCAGAGAGCCTTCTGGCCCGCGTCGGAGAGCATGTACTGGATGATGGTGCCCCGTCGCGCCGCCTCCTCGAGGTCAAAGAGCGTCTCGCCCGGCTTCCATCCGTCCTGGACGGCCTTGTCCCAGGTGGCCGTTCCCTGCCGCTGACCGATGATCACGCGGATGCCGTTGTCTCTCAGGTTCAGGGACTGGCCCTGCCCCTGGACGCCGTAACCGATGCTGGCCACCACCTCGTCCTTGAGAACCTCGCGGGCCTTGTCCAGGGTGAAATCCTCCGAGGTGATGACCTCCTCGACCACCCCGCCGATGTTGAGCTTTGCCATGGGTTCCTCCTTCGGTCGTGTTGGGTTGACGGATTGCCTGCGCCGGGCATCCCGAAAAAAGGGCAATACCCCCCGCTGTCCTGCCGGCAGGAAATGCGTGCCCCCGGCGGCGTCCGCAGGCTCTCAGTTCTTCCGTTCCAGGGCGGCGATGCCCGTCCGGGCGACGTCGTCGATTCCGAGCGGCTTCAGGGTCTCGAGGACCTTGTCGACCTCGGCCTTGCTCCCCCTGAACTCCAGGACGCAGTGGTCCGAGTTGAACGTCAGGATCTTGCAGTTGAGCTGATTGATCTTCCGGATCAGCTCGTTCTTGTTGTCAGCCGTGAGGGTCATCCGGATCAGCGCCAGTTCCCTCTTGACCGTCTCCACGTCGGTGAGGTTCTCGACCTTGATGACGTCGATGAGGCGGGCGAGCTGTGCCTCGATCTTCTGAATGGTCGCCTTCGTGCCGATCGTCGTGAGGATGATCTTGGAGACGTCGGGGTTGACCGTGACGTCCACGCAGAGCGACTCGATGTTGTACCCCTTGCCGCCCAGGGTCCCCGCCACGCGGGCCAGCACGTCAGGCTTGTTGTTGACGAGAATGGAGATGACGTTTTCTCTCTTTTCCATGATGCCGCGCCTTCCTTTGCTATGAATTCCGGGCCGCCTCTCTGCGGTCCCGTTTCGTTCCGTTTCCTGAAGCCCGATGCCTGAAGCCTAATTCGTCATTTCCCGCGTCCCGAGCGTCATCTCGCTGATGGAGGCCCCCGGCCGCACCATCGGGTAGACGCACTCCTCGCGGGCGATCTGGAAGTCCATGAGACAGGGCCTGTTGCTGAAGAGCCCCTTCTCGAGCACGGGACGGATCTCCTCGGGCCTCTTCGCCCGGAAGGCCTCCCACCCGTAGGCCTCGGCGACCTTCACGAAGTCGGGCTGGAAGGTCATGTCCGTGTTGGAGTATCGCTTCTCGTAGAAGAGCTCCTGCCACTGGCGGACCATCCCGAGGTAGCCGTTGTTGAGCAGGACGATCTTCACGGGGATGTTGTACTGCATGGCCGTGGCCATCTCCTGGATGTTCATCTGGATGCTGCCGTCGCCGGCGATGTCCACGACGATCCGGTCGGGAAAGGCGAGCTTGACGCCGAGGGCCGCGGGGAACCCGTATCCCATCGTCCCGAGCCCGCCCGAGGAGATGAACGTGTTGGGGTCGTCGTAGCGGTAGAACTGGGCCGCCCACATCTGGTTCTGGCCCACCTCGGTGGTGATGATGGCCTTGCCCTTCGTCAGCTCGTAGAGCGTCTCGATGACGCACTGGGGCTTGATGTGCTCGGCGTCCTGGCAGTAGGCCAGGGGCGCCTTCTTTTTCCACGCCTCGATCTGCTCCAGCCAGTCCTTGCGCTCCGCGTCGGTGGGCGCGTAGTTGTTGTCCTTCAGCAGGCGGTTGATGTTTTCCAGGGCGCTCTTGGCATCGCTGACGATGGGCAGGTCCACGACGATGTTCTTGTTGATCGACGAGGGGTCCACGTCGATGTGGATGATCTGCGCGTTGGAGGCAAAGGTGTCGAGCTTGCCCGTCACCCGGTCGTCGAAGCGGGCGCCGATGCAGATCAGCAGGTCGCAGTGGCTGATGGCCATGTTGGCGTAGTAGGTGCCGTGCATCCCCGGCATGCCCAGGAAGAGCGGGTCCGAGCCCGGGAAGGCCCCGAGGCCCATGAGGGTCGAGGTGACGGGGATCTTCGCGCGGCGGGCGAAGGCCCGCAGCTCGTCCGAGGCCTTGCCCAGGAGGATCCCGCCGCCGGTGAGCAGCACGGGCCGCCTCGAGGCCCTCAGCATCTCCAGCATCTGCACGAATTTCTTGGACGACGGCTTGGGCGGCAGCGAGAGCTTCGTCGCGTTGATCCGGATCTTCGCCGGGTCGTAGTCCACCTCGGCGGCGATGACGTTTTTCGGCAAATCGACGAGCACCGGCCCGGGGCGGCCCGTCCGCGCGATGTGGAAGGCCTCGCGGATGGTGCTGGCCAGCTCGTCGGGGTTGCGGACGAGGTAGTTGTGCTTGGTGCAGGGACGGGTGATGCCCGTGATGTCGCACTCCTGGAAGGCGTCGTTGCCGATCAGGTGCGTCGGGACCTGCCCCGTGAACACGACGATGGGAATGGAGTCCATGTTCGCCGTGGCGATTCCCGTCACGGTGTTGGTGGCCCCGGGGCCGGATGTGGCCAGCGCCACGCCGACCTTACCCGTCGCGCGGGCGTAGCCGTCGGCGGCGTGCACGGCGGCCTGTTCATGGCGGACCAGGATGTGCTTGACGGCAGGGTTGCGGTGCAGCTCGTCGTAAATGTCGATGACGGCCCCGCCGGGGTATCCGAACATGACCTCCACGCCTTCCGCCTTCAGGCACTCGAGCAGGATCTGGGTTCCTTTCATTTTCACGGGACTACCTCCTCCAATCATGAAGAATAAATAATGATGGCAACAAAAAAAGCCGCCAACGGGTTCCGTCGCGGCTTGATCGACAGGAAAAAGCCGCGGTCTTTCGGGGGCCGCGGCTCGTTTTGCTCTATGTTTCCATCAGAGGGTGCGAGCTGCGGTCCCCGCCTGTACGATGACGACAACAACGACGACCACGATGCTCGTAATGATCTGACGGAACATGACATTCTCTCCAGACGGTGCAAACGAGGGCCCTTATGCAATAAAACCGGGCCTTTGTCAAGCTTTTTTCTTTTCCTTGCCCGGGACCCGTCCCCAAACCCCGGTCCCTGCCCGCTAGGGCCTCACCGGCTCCGAGGCCGGCTCGTCGCCCGAGGGGGGCGAGTACTCCCTGGGCGCCGTGCCCTCCAGGAAGCTCTCGAAGACGGAATCCTTCGTCCACGGGCCGGCCAGCAGGCCCGTCCTGGGGTCGATGCGGGCGAAGACGACCCCCTCGGGCGCAGTGAAGACCTCCACGGGCACTCCCTTCAGGGCCTGCTCCATGAAGTAGAGCCAGATGGGCGCCGCGGCCCGGCCGCCGACGCCGGATCGCCCCATCGTCTTTTCCGCGTCGAAGCCGACCCAGACCCCGGCCACGAGCGACGGGGTGTAGCCGATGAACCAGGCGTCGACGTAGTCGTCCGTCGTTCCCGTCTTGCCGGCCACGGGCCTCCCGATGGCCTTGACCCGTTCGCCCGTACCCTCCTGGACCACGTTCTGCAGCACCGACGTCGTGAGGAACGCCACGCGGGGGTCGATAGCCTGCTCCACCTGGGGGGCATGCTCCTCGAGGACGTGGCCGTTGCGGTCCACGATCTTCCGGATGAAGTAGGGCTCCACGCGCCTGCCGCCGTTGGCCAGCACCCCGTAGCCGCGGACCATCTCCTGCAGCGTCACCGTCGAGGTCCCGAGGGCCAGAGTGAGATCCCGGGTGAGCGGGGACTTGATCCCCATGTTGTGGGCGTAGTCGATGACGTAGGCGAGTCCCAGTTCCTGGAGCAGCTTCACGGTCACCACGTTGCGCGAGAAGGTCAGCGCCGTCCGGAGCGTCGTGGGCCCGAAGAACTTGTGCTCGAAATTCTGGGGTTTCCATTCCCCGCGGACGGGGTCGTTGAAGATGATGGGCGCATCGAGGATGACCGTCGCCGGCGTCATCCCCTTGTCGAAGGCGGCCGTGTAGACGAAGGGCTTGAACGACGACCCGGGGCGGCGCCGGGCCTGGGTGGCCCGGTTGAACTCGCTCTTCTTGTAGTCCCGTCCCCCCACCATGGCCTTGATCTCGCCCGTCCGGGCGTCCATGCAAAGCAAGGCCCCCTGGAGCTCGCCCGGCGTGAACTTCTCCCGTGTCTCCATCTCCCGGAGGCCCCGCTCGACGGCCTCGTTGGCCGCTTTCTGCAGATCCACGCTGAGTGTCGTGTGGACCTCGAGCCCCTCGCGGTACAGGGCATCGGAGCCGTACTTCTCCAGGATGTAGCGGCGCACGTTCTCCGTGAAGTAGGGGGCGATCTTCTCCCGGGGCTTCGACGAGATGAGCTTCAAGGGCTCCCTCATCGCCAGGTCCCTTGCCGCCGGGGTGATGTAGCCGTCCTCCTGCATCCGGGTGAGCACGTAGGCCTGGCGCTGGCGTGCCCTCTCCATGTTCACGTAGGGCGAGAACCGGCTGGGCGCCTTCGGCAGGCCAGCCAGAAGGGCCGCCTCGGGCAGGGTGAGGTCGCGCGCGGACTTCCCGAAGTAGCTCTGCGAGGCCGCCTCGATCCCGTAGGCCCCATGGCCGAGGTAGATGTGGTTGAGGTAGAGCTCGAGGATCTCCTCCTTCTTGAGGTAACGGTCGATCTTGTACGCGAGGATCGCCTCCCGGATCTTGCGCGTGAAGGTCCGCTCCGGCGAGAGATAGAGCGACCGGGCGACCTGCTGGGTGATGGTGCTGCCGCCCTGGACGATCTCGCCGGCGAGCATGTTCTTGACGAAGGCCCGCAGGATGCCGATCAGGTCGAGTCCCTCGTGCTGGAAGAAACGCGCGTCCTCGCCGGCCACGAAGGCCTTGATGACCACGTCGGGGACCTCGGCGATGGGGATGACCCGCCGGTCCTCGGCATAGAAGGAGTCGATGAGCTCGCCCCTGTCCGAGTAGATCCGGGTCGTGGTGCTCGGGCGGTAGTCTTTCAGAGTGTCCACGCTCGGGGACTCGTGGATGAGCCAGGCGATGAAGCCCGCGGCACCAAGGCCGGCCAGGAGCCCCACGGCGATCATGGACGTGAAGACCCGCCGAAAGATCCGGCTCCTGCGGGCCCTCCTGACGACGGCTCTCTTGATGGAGGAACGGCTGCTCGGTGACATCAGGCGGTTTCAGTGTCCTCGCGGTCTTTGCGCCGGGCTGCGAGCTTGGAAACGAGGATGCCCACCTCGTAGAGGATGATCATGGGGATGGCCATCATGCTTTGCGTGAAGGCGTCCGGCGTGGGGGTGATGAGGGCGGCGACGATGAAAAAGACCACGATCGCGTATCGCCGCATCCGCGCGAGCTTGCGGGGTGTCACCAGGCCGATCTTCGTCATGAAGAAGAGGAACACGGGGATCTCGAAGATGATGCCGAAGGCAAGCAGCAGCTTAAGCGTCAGCGTGAGGTACTCCCGCATGGAAAGCATGGGCTTGAGAAAGTCCGTGGAGAACTCCAGGAAAAAGCTGTATGCCGGGGGCAGAACGAGAAAGTACCCGAAGCAGACCCCGGCGACGAACAGCAGTGTCGAGGTCGCCACGAAGGGGGCCACGAACTTGCGCTCCCCGGGGTAGAGCCCCGGCGAGATGAATTTCCAGGCCTGGTAGAGCACGACGGGGCTGGCCAAGAACAGGCCCGCGTAGAAGGACACCTTGATGTAGGTGAAGAAGGCCTCGGGCAGCCCCGTGTAGATCAGGTGGCTGCCGGGCGGAAGCACGCGGATGAGCGGGCGGGCGACGATGGCGAAGAGGTCTTCCTTGAAGAAGAAGCAGGCCACGAAGGCGACGCCCACGGCAATCAGGCTCCGGACGAGCCTCTTGCGCAGCTCCTCCAGGTGGGCGGTCAGGGGCATCTTGTCTTCGTTGGGGTCGGTCATGATAAAAAAACGGCGAAGGGCGAAAGGCAAATGGCGTATGGCAAGAAACCGGTCATGTCTCTTCCCCCGAGCCTTTGCCCTTTATCCTTGCGCCTGGATCCTTATGCCGGCTTGTCTTTTTTTTCCTCCGCCGTCGCATAGGGGTCGGCGGGGGTCGACGGCGCCTTGTCCGCCTTCTTGTCCTCGAGGAGGGAGTCCTTCACCTGGTTGACTTCCTTCCGGATGCCCTCGTCGAAGGTGCCCTTGACGTCGTCCATGGCGTTCTTGAACTGGGCGACCCCCTTGCCAAGCGCCTTGGCCAGGTCGGGCAGCTTCTTCGGCCCGATGAAGATGAGCGCCACGATCAGGATGATGATCAGTTCCTGCATGCCGATGCCGAACACGGCAGACACCTCGCGGGAGCGGAATTTGGTTTACATAGCTTTTGTCCCCCCCATTGTCAAGGCTTTTGCCCCTTTTCGCAAGGGAATCCTTTTGATTTTTAAGGGATTGTGTGGTAAAGGGTTTCTTCCGATCTCAACCCGAAGGGGGCGCCTATGGCCGCGGCCACTGGAATCGTAAAGGATAACCGGTACCTCCGTCACGAGACTGGACATTACCACCCCGAGTCCCCCAAGCGTCTCGAGGCGATCTACAAGATGCTCGAATCGCCCGAGATGGCCGGGAAATTCGTGGAGGTGAAGCCCCGGGTCGCCCTCGACGAAGAGATCGAGATGATCCACAAGCACTCGTACGTGAAGATGATCGCCCAGTCGGCGGGAAAGGACCACACCTACCTCGACCCCGACACGGAGGCCTCCGCCGAGTCCTACGAGGTGGCCAAGCTGGCCGTGGGCGGCTTTCTCAACTGCATCGACGGCATCGTGAAGGGTGATCTGCGCAACGCCTTCGCCTTCGTGCGGCCGCCCGGTCACCATGCCGAGGAGAACCGCGCGGCGGGCTTCTGCATCTTCAACAACGTGGCCATCGGGGCGATGCACGCCATCAAGGTCCACGGGATGAGGCGCGTCCTCGTCGTCGACTGGGATCTCCACCACGGAAACGGGACCCAGAAATCCTTTTACGAGGACCCCCGGGTCGTGTACTTCTCGACGCACCAGTACCCCTATTACCCCGGCACGGGGGGCCTCCAGGAGATCGGCCGGGGCGACGGCCAGGGCTTCACGGTCAACGTGCCCCTGAGGGCGGGCCCGGGCAATGCCGAGTACGTCCGGATCTTCCGCAGGGTGCTCCAGCCCCTGGCGTTCGAGTACATGCCCGAGATCGTGCTGCTCTCGGCGGGGTTCGACATCTACTTCCGGGACCCCCTGGGGGGCATGAAGGTGACCCCGGCGGGCTTCGGCATGCTCGCCCGCGTGCTGATGGACATCGCCGAAGCGTGCTGCGGCGGCCGGTTCGCCGCCGTCCTCGAGGGCGGCTATCACCTGGGGGGTCTCACGGAGGGGATCAAGTCAGTCCTCGACGAGATGTGCGGCGCCACCCGGGTGACGGAGGCGGATCTGCAGCGTGTCGAGAGCGAGGCCGATGCGTCCATCAACCGGACGATCGAGTCGGTAATCGGCCAGATCAAGCCGTACTGGAAATGTTTTCAATAAAGACAGGCATAAGGCTAAAGGCACAGGGCATAGGGCGAAGGGTACAATAAGGAAGTGATTTGGCCCTGGGCCTTCAGTCATTCAAAGGCATAAGTGTCAAATGTCAGGACATCGGTTACCCAAAAGTGTCATGACATAGGTTACTCTTAAGGGTCCTTTTGGTGTCAGGACATCGGTTACCCTGACGGAACATATCCTGTACGATACTCTCTTTGAAGAACCCCGAAAGGAGAGTATCCATGGAAGAAGAGATCCGCAGGCAAGCCATTTACCGGCATATCGCAGATGGCGAATCTCCCAAGAGCATTTACACGAGCCTGAAGCGATCGAAAAAATGGTTCTTCAAATGGCTCAAACGCTACCAAACGGGAGATGCCGACTGGTTCAAGGATCAGGGCCGTGCACCCCGGCGGCGTCCGACCCAGACGAGCCAAAAGCAGCAGGATCTCATCATTGCCACCCGACAGCGTCTGGAGACTGAGCCTTATGCCCAGACGGGTGTAACCGCCATCAAGTGGGCCCTGAAGAAGCTCAAGGCCCCGTTCCCTTCGGACCGGCACATCACCCGGATCCTGAAGCGGGCAGGGCTCGTTAAAAAAAACTGCGTACGTCGCCAAAGGGGTCACCTACCCCTACTTTGCGGAGGCCCTGGAGGTCAACAACATCCACCAGATCGACCTGGTGGGGCCCCGGTATATCAAAGGCGACGGCCGGTTCTACTCGCTCAACGTGATGGATCGCTTCAGCCATGCGGTCTATCTCGAGTCGCAGCGAACCAAGGCCGATGACCCGGTGGCCGCCAGTCTCTTGCGGAGTTGGAAGGCCATGGGCATCCCGGACTTTGCCCAGTTCGACAACGAGCTGAGCTTCCGGGGCAGCAACCGTTATCCCCGATCCTTCGGGATCGTGATCCGGCTGTGTCTCTATTACGGGGTCACGCCGGTCTTTATCCCCATCAGCGAGCCTTGGCGAAACGGGGATGTGGAGCGGTTCAACGAGACCTACGACAAGATGTTCTTTCGCAGGCAGTGGTTCCCGAGCTACGAGGCCCTCAAGCGGCAAAGCAAAAACTTCCAGCGGTTCCATAACCGCCATCATCGGTACAGCTGCCTGGGCGGCAAAACCCCGATGGAGGTTCTGGCCGCCTCCGGCTACCAGCCCATGAGGGTGCCTCCCAATGCTCGGGTGCCCCGACTCGAAGAGATCCCCGAGGGGACCATCATCCTGATCCGGTTCATCCGCAGCGACCGGAAGCTGGATATCTTCGGGGAGCGGTTCGTCGTTGCCAAAGAGCTGGTCTACTCGTATGTCAAAGCCGTGATCGTCACTGCGGATCACGTTTTGAAAGTCTATCTCGGGAAGAGTTGGTGGAGGCCTTCGAGTATCGAATGCCTACCGAAACTTGGGAATAACGTCCTTGGGTAACCTATGTCATGACACTTTTTACCCTTAGACCCGGGTTACCTATGTCGTGACACTTGTCACATAAGAACTAGGGTGAACAATCGGGCTTAAGGCGTGTGGCACAGGGCTCAGGGGCATAGAAAATTCCGCCTCCTCTGCCCTAAGCCATGAGCCCTAAGCCTTCAGCCATTTTTGGAGGTATCCCTTGAAGATCACGAAGGAACAGGTCGAATACGTGGCGCACCTGGCGCGGCTCGAGTTCAGCGAGGAGGAGAAGGAGAAGTTCACCACCCAGCTCAACGACATCCTTCTCTACATGGAGAAACTCAACGAGGTGGACACGACGGGCGTCGAGCCCGAGACGCACGCCATCGCCATCCAGAACGCCTTCCGCGAGGACATCGTCCGCGAGTCCCTCCCCCACTCGCTCTCGCTGGCCAATGCCCCCTCCGAGAGCGGAAACTGCTTCCGGGTGCCGAAGGTGATCGAATAGGCTTGAGGCGTCGGACAGCAGGCAGCAGGCACCAGGAAAAGAGGAAGGAGCGTTTGAGATCGGAATGGGACTGAATGAACTGACGATACACGAGCTGCAGGATCTGATCCGGAAAAAGGAAGTGACGTCCACGGAGATCGTCACGGATGTCTTCAAGCGCATCGATGCCGTGGAGGAGCGGGTCCGCTCGTTCACGACGGTCATGCGGGAGGACGCCTTCGAGGGGGCCAGGCGGGCCGACGAGGAGATCCGCAAGGGGGCCCTCAGGCCGCTCACGGGCATCCCCATCGCCCTCAAGGACATCCACTGCACCAAGGGGGTCCGCACGACCTGCGGCTCCCGCATCCTCCACAACTTCATCCCGCCCTACGACGGCACGGTGGTGCGGAAGCTGCGCGAGGAGGGCGCCGTCTTCGTGGGCAAGACCAACATGGACGAGTTCGCCATGGGCTCCTCCACGGAGACCTCCTGGTTCGGCATCACGCGCAACCCCTGGGACCTCGAGCGCATCCCCGGCGGCTCGAGCGGCGGCTCCGCCGCGGCCCTGGCCGCCGACGAGTGCATCGCCGCGACGGGCTCCGACACGGGCGGCTCCATCCGCCAGCCGGCGGCCCTCTGCGGGGTCGTGGGCCTGAAGCCCACCTACGGGCGCGTCTCGCGGTACGGCCTCGTGGCCTTCGCCTCGTCGCTCGACCAGATCGGCCCCTTCACGAAGGATGTGGAGGACGCGG
Coding sequences:
- a CDS encoding histone deacetylase, producing the protein MAAATGIVKDNRYLRHETGHYHPESPKRLEAIYKMLESPEMAGKFVEVKPRVALDEEIEMIHKHSYVKMIAQSAGKDHTYLDPDTEASAESYEVAKLAVGGFLNCIDGIVKGDLRNAFAFVRPPGHHAEENRAAGFCIFNNVAIGAMHAIKVHGMRRVLVVDWDLHHGNGTQKSFYEDPRVVYFSTHQYPYYPGTGGLQEIGRGDGQGFTVNVPLRAGPGNAEYVRIFRRVLQPLAFEYMPEIVLLSAGFDIYFRDPLGGMKVTPAGFGMLARVLMDIAEACCGGRFAAVLEGGYHLGGLTEGIKSVLDEMCGATRVTEADLQRVESEADASINRTIESVIGQIKPYWKCFQ
- a CDS encoding PBP1A family penicillin-binding protein, yielding MIAVGLLAGLGAAGFIAWLIHESPSVDTLKDYRPSTTTRIYSDRGELIDSFYAEDRRVIPIAEVPDVVIKAFVAGEDARFFQHEGLDLIGILRAFVKNMLAGEIVQGGSTITQQVARSLYLSPERTFTRKIREAILAYKIDRYLKKEEILELYLNHIYLGHGAYGIEAASQSYFGKSARDLTLPEAALLAGLPKAPSRFSPYVNMERARQRQAYVLTRMQEDGYITPAARDLAMREPLKLISSKPREKIAPYFTENVRRYILEKYGSDALYREGLEVHTTLSVDLQKAANEAVERGLREMETREKFTPGELQGALLCMDARTGEIKAMVGGRDYKKSEFNRATQARRRPGSSFKPFVYTAAFDKGMTPATVILDAPIIFNDPVRGEWKPQNFEHKFFGPTTLRTALTFSRNVVTVKLLQELGLAYVIDYAHNMGIKSPLTRDLTLALGTSTVTLQEMVRGYGVLANGGRRVEPYFIRKIVDRNGHVLEEHAPQVEQAIDPRVAFLTTSVLQNVVQEGTGERVKAIGRPVAGKTGTTDDYVDAWFIGYTPSLVAGVWVGFDAEKTMGRSGVGGRAAAPIWLYFMEQALKGVPVEVFTAPEGVVFARIDPRTGLLAGPWTKDSVFESFLEGTAPREYSPPSGDEPASEPVRP
- the ilvN gene encoding acetolactate synthase small subunit gives rise to the protein MEKRENVISILVNNKPDVLARVAGTLGGKGYNIESLCVDVTVNPDVSKIILTTIGTKATIQKIEAQLARLIDVIKVENLTDVETVKRELALIRMTLTADNKNELIRKINQLNCKILTFNSDHCVLEFRGSKAEVDKVLETLKPLGIDDVARTGIAALERKN
- the tatB gene encoding twin-arginine translocase subunit TatB, giving the protein MFGIGMQELIIILIVALIFIGPKKLPDLAKALGKGVAQFKNAMDDVKGTFDEGIRKEVNQVKDSLLEDKKADKAPSTPADPYATAEEKKDKPA
- the ilvB gene encoding biosynthetic-type acetolactate synthase large subunit; this encodes MKMKGTQILLECLKAEGVEVMFGYPGGAVIDIYDELHRNPAVKHILVRHEQAAVHAADGYARATGKVGVALATSGPGATNTVTGIATANMDSIPIVVFTGQVPTHLIGNDAFQECDITGITRPCTKHNYLVRNPDELASTIREAFHIARTGRPGPVLVDLPKNVIAAEVDYDPAKIRINATKLSLPPKPSSKKFVQMLEMLRASRRPVLLTGGGILLGKASDELRAFARRAKIPVTSTLMGLGAFPGSDPLFLGMPGMHGTYYANMAISHCDLLICIGARFDDRVTGKLDTFASNAQIIHIDVDPSSINKNIVVDLPIVSDAKSALENINRLLKDNNYAPTDAERKDWLEQIEAWKKKAPLAYCQDAEHIKPQCVIETLYELTKGKAIITTEVGQNQMWAAQFYRYDDPNTFISSGGLGTMGYGFPAALGVKLAFPDRIVVDIAGDGSIQMNIQEMATAMQYNIPVKIVLLNNGYLGMVRQWQELFYEKRYSNTDMTFQPDFVKVAEAYGWEAFRAKRPEEIRPVLEKGLFSNRPCLMDFQIAREECVYPMVRPGASISEMTLGTREMTN
- the ilvC gene encoding ketol-acid reductoisomerase, which translates into the protein MAKLNIGGVVEEVITSEDFTLDKAREVLKDEVVASIGYGVQGQGQSLNLRDNGIRVIIGQRQGTATWDKAVQDGWKPGETLFDLEEAARRGTIIQYMLSDAGQKALWPKLKPHLTKGKALYFSHGFSVVYKEQTGVIPPPDIDVILVAPKGAGRTVRRNYLAGSGINSSFAVFQDATGRARDRALALGIAIGSGYLFPTTFEHEVWSDLTGERGVLMGCLAGVMEAQYNVLRKHGHSPSEAFNETVEELTQSLMPLVAENGMDWMYANCSTTAQRGALDWKNRFRDAVAPVFDELYDRVVSGKETAIVLEANSAPDYRERLERELGQMRNSEMWQAGAVVRSLRPERRKK
- the ilvD gene encoding dihydroxy-acid dehydratase — protein: MRSDLMKKGVERAPHRSLFKAMGYTDEEIARPLIGVVNSYNEIIPGHIHLRSVTEQVKAGIRMAGGTPVEFPTIGVCDGIAMGHVGMKYSLASRELIADSVEVMAMGHPFDGLVLIPNCDKIIPGMLMAALRLNIPSIFISGGPMLAGKLRGKPIDLITVFEGVGAVKSGKMTARQLKEIEDCACPGCGSCSGMYTANTMNCMTEALGLGLPGHGTIPAVDAARMRLAKEAGMKILELVKKNIRPRDIATLAAFKNAIAVDMALGGSTNTVLHLPAVAHEAGIRLDLELFNQIGFKTPNLCKLSPAGAHHIEDLDAAGGVQGVMKEISKLGVIDGRALTVSGPVAKNLKDAKVWDYSVIRPIKNPYSPDGGLAIVKGNLAPDGGVVKRSAVAPNMLVNEGRARVFDSEDDAIEAILGGKIKPGDVVVIRYEGPKGGPGMREMLAPTSALAGMGLAESVALLTDGRFSGGSRGAAICHISPEAAEGGPIALVKEGDRIAIDIPKRKITLAVSAEELKKRKKAWKPPKPKIQSGYLARYACLVTSGSTGAVLKDRV
- the tatC gene encoding twin-arginine translocase subunit TatC yields the protein MTDPNEDKMPLTAHLEELRKRLVRSLIAVGVAFVACFFFKEDLFAIVARPLIRVLPPGSHLIYTGLPEAFFTYIKVSFYAGLFLASPVVLYQAWKFISPGLYPGERKFVAPFVATSTLLFVAGVCFGYFLVLPPAYSFFLEFSTDFLKPMLSMREYLTLTLKLLLAFGIIFEIPVFLFFMTKIGLVTPRKLARMRRYAIVVFFIVAALITPTPDAFTQSMMAIPMIILYEVGILVSKLAARRKDREDTETA